CGCGCGCGAGAACCGGCGCTTCGCGGTGGCCGGCATGTCGGTGGGCAAGGTGGCCGGGGCCCAGGCGCAGCGCGAGGGCGCGCTGCTGTCGCCCTGAGCACGGCATGCGAGGATGCCGCCTCCCACCCCTGATGCGAAGCCCCGCCCCATGATCATCGTTCTTGGCCATGTGATCACCCAGCCCGGCCGCACGGCCGAGGCCCTGGCCATCGCCCAGGCCCATGTGGCGCGCTCGCGCCGCGAACCCGGCTGCCTGGAGCATGGCGTGCACCTGGACAGCGACAACCCCGCGCGCCTGGTGTTCATCGAGCGCTGGGCCGATCTGGCCGCGCTGCAGCAGCACTTTGCGGTGCCCGAGTCGGGCCGCTTCGTGCGCGAGATCAGCGCACTGGCCGCCGAGCGGCCGGCGATCAGCCTGCACCAGGCCACCGAACTGCCATGGCCGGGGGCGCAATGAGCGCCCATGGCCTGCGCATCGACAACCTGCACAAGCGCTTTGGCGAGCGCGAGGTGCTGCGCGGCGTCTCGCTGCAGGCGGCGCAGGGCGATGTGGTGGCCATCATCGGCAGCAGCGGCTCGGGCAAGAGCACGCTGCTGCGCTGCCTGAACCTGCTCGAGCAGCCGCACGAGGGCAGCTTCACGCTGGCCGGCGAAAGCCTGGCGCTGGCGCGCGACCGCGACGGCAGCCTGCGCGCGGCCAATGCACGCCAGCTGCAGCGCTGGCGCGCCCGCCTGGCCATGGTGTTTCAGGGCTTCAACCTGTGGAGCCACCGCACCGTGCTGCAGAACATCACCGAGGCGCCGATCCACGTGCTGGGCCGGCCGCGTGCCGAGGCCATCGAGCGCGCCGACGCGCTGCTGGCCCGCGTGGGCCTGAGCCACCGGCGCGACGTGTACCCGGCCCAGCTCTCGGGCGGCGAGCAGCAGCGTGTGGCCATCGCCCGCGCGCTGGCCATGGATCCCGAGGTGATGCTGTTCGACGAGCCCACATCGGCGCTCGACCCCGAGCTGGTGGGCGAGGTGCTGGCCGTGATGCGCGAACTGGCCGCCGAGGGCCGCACCATGCTGGTGGTGACGCACGAGATGGGCTTTGCCCGCGAGGTGGCCAGCCAGCTGGTGTTTCTGCACCAGGGCCGGGTTGAAGAAGCCGGCGTGCCGCGCACCGTGCTGGCCAACCCGCAAAGTGAGCGGCTGAGGCAGTTTCTCTCCGGCGGCCTGAAGTGACACGCCGGCACGCGACGATGGCCAGCGGGCCGGGCGCCGGGCCAGGCCGGGCCGGCCGGCGCACCCGCCGGTTGCGCGGCTGACATGACGCAACGCTGGGGCTTCGTGCTGCTGCCCGGCTTCGGCCTGGGGGCGCTGGCCGGGGCCACCGATGTGCTGCAGGCGGCCAATGCGCTGCTGGCCGAGGCCGGCACGGCGCCGCGCGGCCTGCCGGCCTACACGCCGGTGCTGCTGGGCGGCGAGGTGATGGCCGATCCGCTGGGCGCCGAATGCCGCGTGGCCAGCGCCGCCGGCGTGCAACTGCTGGTGCGGCCGCTGGCCGCCGCCGGGCCGCTGGACGCGCTGTGCGTGGTGGCCGAGCAGCCCCTGCGGCCCGGCCCGCCCAGCGCCGCGCGCGCCGAGCTGCTGGCCCTGCTGCTGCAATCGGCCGCCGCCGGTCGGCTGCTGGGCGGCATCGGCACCGGCGCCGCCTGGCTGGCCGAGGCCGGCCTGCTGCGCGGCCACCGCGCCACCGTGCACTGGCCGCAGATCGGCCCGCTGGCCGAGCGCCACCCCGAGGTGCTGGTGTCGCAGCGGGTGTTCGAGATCGACCGCGGCCGCCTCACCTGCGCCGGCCACCAGGCCAGCCGCGACCTGCTGATCGGCTGGCTGGGCCAGCACCACGGCGAGCGTTTTGCGCAGGAGCTGGCGGCGCAGTTCGGCCTGGCCCATGTGCCGGCGGCCGACGCGCGCCAGCATGCACCGCTGGGCGCGCGCCTGGCCGCGCAGCAGGGCGGCGGCTCGGCCAAGCTGGCCGAGGCCGTGGCGCTGATGGAGGCCAACCTGGCCGAGCCGCTGCCCACCGAGGAGATCGCGCGCCTGGTGGGCGTGTCGCGGCGCCAGCTCGAGCGCCTGTTCCGCCAGCACCTCGACGCGCTGCCCTCGCGCTGGTACCTGGGCCTGCGCCTGGCGCTGGCCCAGCGCCTGCTGCGCCAGACCAGCCAGTCGGTGCTGCAGATCGCGCTGGGCTGCGGCTTTGCCTCGGGCCCGCACTTCAGCAACGCCTACCGCGCCTTCCATGGCCGCACGCCGCGCGACGAGCGCAACCCGCGTGCCGCGGCCTGGCGTGAAGCCAGCGCCTGGCCTGAAGGCAGCCCGCCTCAGGCCATGGCCGACACCGCGCCGGGCGGGTCGGGCGCCGCGCCGCTGCCCAGCCGGCCGGCATCCCCGGCCGACGAGGGGCTGGCATGACCCGCTGGCTGCTGCGTGCCGCGCGACCCGAGGATGTGGACGCCCTGGCGGCGCTGGCCCAGGCGCGGGCCATCGGCATCAGCTCGCTGGCCACCGAGCGCGCCGCGCTGGCCGAGCAGATCGCGCAATCGCAGGCCGCCTTCACCAGCGACGACGACGCCAGCGGCGAGGAGCGCTACCTGTTCGTGCTGCAAGAGCTGCGCAGCGGCCGCCTGGCCGGCACTGCCGGCATTGCCGCGGCGGCCGGCTTCAACGACCGCTTCTACAGCTACCGCAACGAGTTCATCGTGCAGACCGCGCCGGCGCTCGGCGCGCGCAACCGCATCCACACCCTGCACCTGTGCCACGACCTCACCGGCGTGACCCTGCTCACCGGCTTTCACATCGACGCCGCGCTGGCCGACACGCCGGCGCCGCAGCTGCTGTCGCGCGGGCGCCTGGCCTTCATCGCGGCGCAGGCCGAGCGCTTTTCAGACCGCATCGCCGCCGAGAACCCGGGCCTGGCCGACGAATCGGGCCGCTGCCCGTTCTGGGACGCCGTGGGGCAGCGCTTCTTCGGCATGGGCTACCCCGAGGCCGAGCGCCTGACCGGTGGCTTCAGCCCCAAGGGCTGGATCGCCGAGCTGATGCCGCAGGGCCCGATCTACGTGCCGCTGCTGCCCGAGGAGGCGCAGTGGAGCCTGGGCCAGCTGCACCCGGTGGGCGACCTGCCGTTCAGCATGCTGCTCGACGAGGGCCTGGACGGCGACACCTACCTGAACCTGTTTGACGGCGGCCCCACCGCCGAGGGCCGCGTGGCCACGCTCAAGACCGTGCGCCGCCGCCGCGCCGTGGCGGCCGAGGCCGCGCCAGCCGGCCGCGGCCCCGGCGCAGCGGCGTCCGCCGCGCCGCCCGCCTGGTGGCTGGTGGACAACGGCCGGCGCGACGGCTTTGCCGCCATGCTGCTGCCCGCACCAGCGCCGGGCCAGGCCCTGGCGCTGGACGCTGGCGCGATCAGCGCGCTGGGCTGGGCGCCCGGCCATCGTCTGTGGGCCGCGCCGCTCGATGCCCCGGCCATGCCCCATGCCAACCCGCCGCAGCCTGGCGCCGACCCCTGGGAATGAGCATGCCGGCCTGCGCCCCGACACACGCCCCGCAGGGCCCCGCATGGCGGGGGCGCCGGTGAGCGCCAGCGCCTACCGCCTGCGCCCGGTGGTGGCCGGCGACCTGCCGGCGCTGCTGCCCTGGCTGCGCCCGGGCGCGGCGCGCGGCCTGCCGCGGCCCGATGCCGATGCCGCGCTCGACGCCGTGCCGGCCGAGCAGTGGCTGCTGGTCGAGCAGCAGGGCCAGGCGCGTGCCTGCCTGCGCCTGCGCCGCGCCATCGGCCTGCTGCAGCCGCGGCCCTGGTACCACGTGGGCTGCGTGGTGCATGCCGCACCGGCGCTGAACCTGCAGCACCGCCAGCACACCCTGCTGCTGGGCAATGACCACACCGGCAGCAGCGAGCTGGCCGACCTGGCCTGGCAGCAGGCCGGCCGCAGCCTGGCCGAGCAGGCGGCGGCGCTGCGCGCCCTGGTGCAGGGCGCGCTGGCCCGCCTGGGCAGCCAGCGCAGCGCCTTTGCGTCGCGGCTGATCGTCGAGCTGCCCGGCCTGCGCGACGCGCAGGGCCGCTCGCCGTTCTGGCAAGGCCTGGGGCGGCACTTCTATGCCGGCGATCCGCTGGCCGCGGCCGAGCGCTTCGGCCCCGACTGGCGCTGCCATGTCGCGGCCCTGCTGCCGCGCCAGCCGGTGTATGCCGCGTTCCTGACCGAGGCCGCGCAGGCCGCCATCGCCCAGGTCGACCCGGCCCACCGGCTGGCGATGGACACGCTGTGGCATGCCGGCCTGCGCTACGGCCACCACATCACCATCGACGATGGCGGGCCGGTGTTCGAGGCCGTGGTGGATGCGCTGGACACCGCCGCGAGCCCGCCGCGCCAGGCCGCCGAGCCACGCTGAGATACCCGCACAGCGCCTGGGGTGGGCCCGCCAGCGGCTACCGTGCAGGCTGCCGTCACACGCTGCCCTGGAGACCCCGCGCATGAGCGATTCGAACTACACCCCGCCCGCCGTCTGGACCTGGAACAAGGCCAGCGGCGGGCGTTTTGCCAGCATCAACCGGCCCGTTGCCGGGTCCACGCACGACAAGGCGCTGCCGGTGGGCCGCCACCCGCTGCAGCTGTACTCGCTGGGCACGCCCAATGGCCAGAAGGTGACGATCCTGCTGGAAGAGCTGCTGGCGCTGGGCCACGCCGGTGCCGAGTACGACGCCTGGCTGATCCGCATCGACCAGGGCGACCAGTTCGGCAGCGGCTTCGTGGCCGCCAACCCCAACAGCAAGATCCCGGCGCTGGTCGACCACAGCGGCCCCGAGCCGGTGCGCGTGTTCGAGTCGGGCGCGATCCTGATGTACCTGGCCGAGAAGTTCGGCGCCTTCCTGCCCACCGCGCCGGCGGCCCGCGCCGAGGCGCTGAGCTGGCTGTTCTGGCAGATGGGCAGCGCGCCCTTCCTGGGCGGCGGCTTCGGCCACTTCTATGCCTATGCGCCGGCCAAGATCGAGTACGCCATCGACCGCTACGCCATGGAAGCCAAGCGCCAGATGGACGTGCTGGACCGCCGCCTGGCCGACAGCGCCTACATCGCCGGCGACGCGTACACCATTGCCGACATGGCCATCTGGCCCTGGTATGGCGCGCTGGCCAAGGGCCAGCTCTACGGCGCGGGTGAGTTTCTCGGCGTGCACGAGTACAGCCACGTCAACCGCTGGGCCGACCAGATCGCCGCGCGCCCGGCGGTGCAGCGCGGCCGCATCGTCAACCGCACCCAGGGCCAGCCCGCCGCCCAGCTGCACGAGCGCCACGACGCCAGCGACTTCCAGTTGCGCACGCAAGACAAGCTGCAGGGGGCTCAATGAGCCAGGCCGCCACCAACACCGCCGGCGGGCCGGGCGCCGGGCACGTCACGCTGTACGACTGCGCCACCGCCCCCAGCCCGCGGCGTGCGCGCCTGCTGCTGGCCGAAAAAGGCGTGGCCCATGCCACCGTGCAGGTGGATCTGCGCAGCGGCGAGCAGCTGGGCGAGGCCTATCGCCGCATCAACCCGCAGTGCACCGTGCCGGCGCTGAAGGTCGACGGCGGTGCCGACGACGGCCTGCTGCTCACCGACAACGCCGCCATCGCCGCGTATGTGGACGCGCGCTGGCCCGAGCCGCCGCTGCTGGGCCGCACGCCGGCCGAGCGCGCCGAGGTGGCCAGCTGGCATTGGCGCGCCGAGTTCGAAGGCCTGATGGCGATTGCCGAGGCGCTGCGCAACAGCAGCCCGGCGATGGCCGGCCGCGCCTTGCCCGGCCCGGTGGACTACCCGCAGATCCCGGCACTGGCCGAGCGCGGCATCGCGCGGCTGCAGCAGTTCTTCCACACGCTCGACGCGCGCCTGGCCGAGCGCGAGTTCATCGCCACGCCGCACTTCAGCATCGCCGACATCGGCGCCGTGGTGGCGGTGGATTTCGCCCGCGTGGTGAAGCAAAAGCCCGACCCGCAGCGCCATCCCCACCTGCTGCGCTGGCGCGCCGCGATGGCGCTGCGGCCGGCGATGGCGCTGTAGGCCCGCGCAGCGCCTGTCAGCCCAGCGGCACCGGCAACAGGCCGGCGCGCTTGTACAACGGATGCCCGGGTCGGCCGCTGCGCAGGCGCGTCAGGCAATGCGGGGCCTTCAGCAGGCCCAGCACCTGTTCGTCGCGCCCCAGCAGCGCACCGGGGTCGCCCCACGCACACAGCACCAGCGCGGCACGCGCCTGCAGGCGCTTGAGGTGCCGGTCGTTGTCGGGCCCGACCGGATCGGGCACCTGGCTCAGCACGGCCGGATCGCGCGAACGCCAGGCAAACAGATTGCCCAGCAGCAGCGTGCCAAAGCCCCAGCGGCGGGCGTAGTTGATGCATACCCGCGAGGTGGCGTCGTCGTGCTCGGCATCGGCGGTCGACGGGTTCAGGCCGATGAACAGCACGGCCGGCAGCGCCGGCTCCCAGCAGCGCCGCAACGCGTAGCGGTAACGCCGGCAAGGCGACAGCACGGCGCTGGCGGCTGCCGGCGTCAGCATCGCAGCCCCGCCGCGCTGGCCTCGATCAGCCGGGCCAGGCGCGCGGCGCGGGTGGCGGGCTTCTTGGCCGTGGTGATGTGGTGCAGCGCCTGCTTGCGGTAGCCGGGCGGCGCGGCCTGCCAGTACAGCCAGGCGGTGGGCTGCTGCCGGAACAGCCGTTCTTCGTCGGCGCTGAGCGTGGCGGGCTCGGTCTGCTCGTAGGCGTAGACCATGGAGCGCTCGTCGCGCCGGGCCGCAAAGGCCGCGGCGCCGGCCGGCAGCATGCGGCCCTGGGCCGTCAGCGCCGCGTACTTGGCGATGTTCACCGCGCTCCAGATCGAGCCCGGTCGGCGCGGCGTGAAGCGGATCTGGTAGGCCTGCTCGTCGATGCGCCGGCGCACGCCGTCGATCCAGCCCACGCACAGCGCCTCGTCCACCGAGTCGGGCCAGTTCATGCTGGGCCGGCCCGAGCCGAGCTTGTAGTAACCGACGATCAGCGCGGCCTCGCTGGCCGCATGCTGCTGCAGCCAGCGGCCGAAGTCGGCGGCCGTGGCAAAGAAGCGCGGGGCAGGCAGCGGCACCAAGCGTCTAGTCCAGTGAAACGGAGAAATCGCCAAAGCGCGCCAGCGAGCGCGCGCGCGCCTTCTCGGCCTCGTCGTCTCGGTTCTTGGGCGGTGCGTGGGTGACCAGGCTGCCGATCAGCTGCCGCGCCACGTCGGCCACCTGGGCCACGGCCAGGTCAAAGGCCGCCTCGTTGGCCTTGGACGGCAGGTTGAACCCACTGAGCTTGCGCACGAACTGCAGCGCGGCGTCGCGGATCTCGAGCTCGGTGGCCGGCGGCTCGAAGTTGAACAGCGTCTTGATGTTGCGGCACATGCGGTGGGCCCGGTTCAGATGAAGGGGTAGGGCCCGGCTTGTGGGCCGATGGGGCTGAGGTGGCTGACCAGGCCTTCGCCCGGCTGCCAGCGGTGCAGCAGGCAGGCGGCCGGGCCGATGAAGGATTGCTCGGGCGCGCCGGGCAGAAAGTGCAGCGCGATCTGCGTGGTGGTGCTGGGGCAGGCGGCCACCACGGTGCCGGCCCAGCGGCGGAACATCAGCCGGTGCACATGGCCGCACAGCACCGCCTGCACCTGCGGGCTGGCGGCCACGATGGCCTCCAGCGGCGCCGCGTCGCGCAGGCGGTAGGCGTCCATGCTGGGCATGCCGCTGGCAAACGGCGGGTGGTGCAGCAGCAGCAGGGTGGGCTGCTGCGGCGCGGCGGCCAGCGTGCCGCGCAGCCAGTCGAGGCTGGCCGCATCGAGCACGCCGTGGTGGCGGCCGGGCAGGCAGGAGTCGAGCGCCACGACGCGCACCGGGCCTTCGTCGGCCACCCAGTGCAGCGGCCCGCTGGCGGGCAGGTAGGCATGGTCGGCAAAGGCCTGGCGCAGCGCCTCGCGGCCATCGTGGTTGCCGGGCATCAGGCGCAGGGGCAGGGTCAGCGGCCGCAGCAGCTCGCGCAACATGGCGTACTCGGCGGGCGCGCCCTCGTCGACCAGATCGCCCGAGATCAGCACCAGGTCGGGTGGTGGCTGCAGCTGCTGCAGGTGCGCAATGGCCTCGGCGAACATGCGGTTCGAGTCGACCACGCCCTTGTACAGCTGGCCGGCCGGGCGCACATGGGTGTCAGAGAGCTGGGCAATGAGCATGGCGGGCGATCATGCCTGCAGCGGCGCGGCCGGCCAACCGCCGGGGGGCATCTGCAGCACCGCCCGGGCCACCAGATCGGGCTGGCTGAACTGCGGAAAGTGCCCGCTCGCATCGGCCGGCACCTGCCGGCCCAGCGGCGACAAGGCCGCCAGGCGCTGCTGGTGCAGCGCGCGGGCCGCCAGCAGCGCCCGCGGCGTGGCCCAGGTCAGGGCCGGCCGCTGGCCGGTGAGCACGGTCAAGGGCAGGGGCGGAAAGCCGGGCGCGGCCAGCAGCTCGGCCGCCGACGCACGCGCGTGCAGGGTTTCGTGGTGGGGATGCAGCGGCCACAGCCGCTGGCTGACCCGCGCCAGCGCGCGCTGCAGGCGGCTTTCATGCAGCGGCAGCTGCAGCACATCCTCGGGTGCGGTGGCCTCCAGCAGCACCACGCCGGCCACCTGGGCCGGGCAGGTGCGCGCCAGCAGGTTGGCCACCAGGCCACCGAACGAATGCGCCACCAGCACCCACGGCGGCGGCAGTTGCAGCGTGGCCAGCAGCTGCAGCAGGTCGGCCACCATCACGCTGGCGGTTTGCGGCCGGGCCGGCGCCGCGCTGCGGCCGATGCCGGGCCGGTTGTAGGCCAGCGTGGTGCCGCTGCCGGCCAGGCGCGGCAGCAGCAGGTGCCAGCCGTGCAGCGGGCCGCCAGAGCCGTTGATCAGCACCCGCACCGGCCCGCCGTGCCCCTGGCACAGGTACTCGACGCGGCGGCCGTCGAGCTCGACGCATTGGCTGGGTGGCAGTGGCGTCATCGTTCGTCCTGGCGGGTCGGTGCGGTGCGGTGCGGGTCGGGTCGGGGCCGTCGGCCGCGTGTGGGCCGGGGCTGGTGCAGCGCTTGCTTGGCCTGGGCCAGGGCGCGGCCATGTCGGTCGCGCGCCGTTCAAACCGCACACGATGGACTGTTCGGGTCGCGATGTTGCCAAACCTTCGTCCGACGCGGCCGCGCCGGCCACGCCCTGGGTGGTGTGGAACGGCCTGTTCGGCCTGATCGACGAGGCCGTGCTGGGCCGGGTGGACAGCGGCCCCGGCGGCCGCCGGGCCTGGATGGCGCAGCCGTTCGAGATGCTGGGGCCGTTGGATCTGGACACCCTGCTGGCGCAGGGCCGCATCGCCTTTGCGGCCTGCCTGGTGATGTCGCGCGAGCGCTGGCGGGCCGATCAGGACACGCTGCGGCGCGAGGCCCGGGCGCAGCGCCGCGCCGCGCAGCGCCGCGCCGCGCAGCAGCGCCGCCAGACCGGCAGGGCCCGGGCCTTCAGGCGCCGGCCAGCAGGCGGCGGCGGCGCGCCAGGCTCTCGGCGGGCCAGCAGGCCTCGCGGTCGTAGTACTCGGCCATGGCCGGCACGCCGGGCGGCAGCAGCACCCAGGGCTGCTTGCTGTTGGTGAAGATGTGGATGTCGGGCGGCAGGTGGTCGGGCGCGTCGAGCGTGCCCACGCGCACGAAGGCCACCTTGGCACCGGCGCCGGCGTAGTGGCTCCACAGCGCGATGCGGCACTGCGGGCAGCGCGCGATCTGCTGGCCGCGGCCGCTTTGGCTGGGCGTGTGCACCCGCTCGGGCGCCAGCGCGCCGATCGACGCCACGCGCTCGCTCTCGATCATCGCGTTCAACGCAAAGGCCGCGCCGCTTTCGCGCTGGCACCAGCGGCAGTGGCAGCAGTGGGTGAACAGCGGCCGCGTGGCCATGCGGTAGCGCACGGCGCGGCAATCGCAACCGCCTTCCAACGGAAAGGGCGCGGGGCCTTC
This portion of the Aquabacterium sp. OR-4 genome encodes:
- a CDS encoding putative quinol monooxygenase, whose translation is MIIVLGHVITQPGRTAEALAIAQAHVARSRREPGCLEHGVHLDSDNPARLVFIERWADLAALQQHFAVPESGRFVREISALAAERPAISLHQATELPWPGAQ
- a CDS encoding ABC transporter ATP-binding protein; this encodes MAGGAMSAHGLRIDNLHKRFGEREVLRGVSLQAAQGDVVAIIGSSGSGKSTLLRCLNLLEQPHEGSFTLAGESLALARDRDGSLRAANARQLQRWRARLAMVFQGFNLWSHRTVLQNITEAPIHVLGRPRAEAIERADALLARVGLSHRRDVYPAQLSGGEQQRVAIARALAMDPEVMLFDEPTSALDPELVGEVLAVMRELAAEGRTMLVVTHEMGFAREVASQLVFLHQGRVEEAGVPRTVLANPQSERLRQFLSGGLK
- a CDS encoding GlxA family transcriptional regulator codes for the protein MTQRWGFVLLPGFGLGALAGATDVLQAANALLAEAGTAPRGLPAYTPVLLGGEVMADPLGAECRVASAAGVQLLVRPLAAAGPLDALCVVAEQPLRPGPPSAARAELLALLLQSAAAGRLLGGIGTGAAWLAEAGLLRGHRATVHWPQIGPLAERHPEVLVSQRVFEIDRGRLTCAGHQASRDLLIGWLGQHHGERFAQELAAQFGLAHVPAADARQHAPLGARLAAQQGGGSAKLAEAVALMEANLAEPLPTEEIARLVGVSRRQLERLFRQHLDALPSRWYLGLRLALAQRLLRQTSQSVLQIALGCGFASGPHFSNAYRAFHGRTPRDERNPRAAAWREASAWPEGSPPQAMADTAPGGSGAAPLPSRPASPADEGLA
- a CDS encoding arginine N-succinyltransferase, translated to MTRWLLRAARPEDVDALAALAQARAIGISSLATERAALAEQIAQSQAAFTSDDDASGEERYLFVLQELRSGRLAGTAGIAAAAGFNDRFYSYRNEFIVQTAPALGARNRIHTLHLCHDLTGVTLLTGFHIDAALADTPAPQLLSRGRLAFIAAQAERFSDRIAAENPGLADESGRCPFWDAVGQRFFGMGYPEAERLTGGFSPKGWIAELMPQGPIYVPLLPEEAQWSLGQLHPVGDLPFSMLLDEGLDGDTYLNLFDGGPTAEGRVATLKTVRRRRAVAAEAAPAGRGPGAAASAAPPAWWLVDNGRRDGFAAMLLPAPAPGQALALDAGAISALGWAPGHRLWAAPLDAPAMPHANPPQPGADPWE
- a CDS encoding arginine N-succinyltransferase — encoded protein: MSASAYRLRPVVAGDLPALLPWLRPGAARGLPRPDADAALDAVPAEQWLLVEQQGQARACLRLRRAIGLLQPRPWYHVGCVVHAAPALNLQHRQHTLLLGNDHTGSSELADLAWQQAGRSLAEQAAALRALVQGALARLGSQRSAFASRLIVELPGLRDAQGRSPFWQGLGRHFYAGDPLAAAERFGPDWRCHVAALLPRQPVYAAFLTEAAQAAIAQVDPAHRLAMDTLWHAGLRYGHHITIDDGGPVFEAVVDALDTAASPPRQAAEPR
- the yghU gene encoding glutathione-dependent disulfide-bond oxidoreductase, which gives rise to MSDSNYTPPAVWTWNKASGGRFASINRPVAGSTHDKALPVGRHPLQLYSLGTPNGQKVTILLEELLALGHAGAEYDAWLIRIDQGDQFGSGFVAANPNSKIPALVDHSGPEPVRVFESGAILMYLAEKFGAFLPTAPAARAEALSWLFWQMGSAPFLGGGFGHFYAYAPAKIEYAIDRYAMEAKRQMDVLDRRLADSAYIAGDAYTIADMAIWPWYGALAKGQLYGAGEFLGVHEYSHVNRWADQIAARPAVQRGRIVNRTQGQPAAQLHERHDASDFQLRTQDKLQGAQ
- a CDS encoding glutathione S-transferase family protein, with product MSQAATNTAGGPGAGHVTLYDCATAPSPRRARLLLAEKGVAHATVQVDLRSGEQLGEAYRRINPQCTVPALKVDGGADDGLLLTDNAAIAAYVDARWPEPPLLGRTPAERAEVASWHWRAEFEGLMAIAEALRNSSPAMAGRALPGPVDYPQIPALAERGIARLQQFFHTLDARLAEREFIATPHFSIADIGAVVAVDFARVVKQKPDPQRHPHLLRWRAAMALRPAMAL
- a CDS encoding DUF1643 domain-containing protein; the encoded protein is MLTPAAASAVLSPCRRYRYALRRCWEPALPAVLFIGLNPSTADAEHDDATSRVCINYARRWGFGTLLLGNLFAWRSRDPAVLSQVPDPVGPDNDRHLKRLQARAALVLCAWGDPGALLGRDEQVLGLLKAPHCLTRLRSGRPGHPLYKRAGLLPVPLG
- a CDS encoding YdeI/OmpD-associated family protein, encoding MPLPAPRFFATAADFGRWLQQHAASEAALIVGYYKLGSGRPSMNWPDSVDEALCVGWIDGVRRRIDEQAYQIRFTPRRPGSIWSAVNIAKYAALTAQGRMLPAGAAAFAARRDERSMVYAYEQTEPATLSADEERLFRQQPTAWLYWQAAPPGYRKQALHHITTAKKPATRAARLARLIEASAAGLRC
- a CDS encoding DUF2277 domain-containing protein — its product is MCRNIKTLFNFEPPATELEIRDAALQFVRKLSGFNLPSKANEAAFDLAVAQVADVARQLIGSLVTHAPPKNRDDEAEKARARSLARFGDFSVSLD
- a CDS encoding phosphodiesterase; this translates as MLIAQLSDTHVRPAGQLYKGVVDSNRMFAEAIAHLQQLQPPPDLVLISGDLVDEGAPAEYAMLRELLRPLTLPLRLMPGNHDGREALRQAFADHAYLPASGPLHWVADEGPVRVVALDSCLPGRHHGVLDAASLDWLRGTLAAAPQQPTLLLLHHPPFASGMPSMDAYRLRDAAPLEAIVAASPQVQAVLCGHVHRLMFRRWAGTVVAACPSTTTQIALHFLPGAPEQSFIGPAACLLHRWQPGEGLVSHLSPIGPQAGPYPFI
- a CDS encoding alpha/beta fold hydrolase, which encodes MTPLPPSQCVELDGRRVEYLCQGHGGPVRVLINGSGGPLHGWHLLLPRLAGSGTTLAYNRPGIGRSAAPARPQTASVMVADLLQLLATLQLPPPWVLVAHSFGGLVANLLARTCPAQVAGVVLLEATAPEDVLQLPLHESRLQRALARVSQRLWPLHPHHETLHARASAAELLAAPGFPPLPLTVLTGQRPALTWATPRALLAARALHQQRLAALSPLGRQVPADASGHFPQFSQPDLVARAVLQMPPGGWPAAPLQA
- a CDS encoding GFA family protein, producing MSLTQPPAAEGPAPFPLEGGCDCRAVRYRMATRPLFTHCCHCRWCQRESGAAFALNAMIESERVASIGALAPERVHTPSQSGRGQQIARCPQCRIALWSHYAGAGAKVAFVRVGTLDAPDHLPPDIHIFTNSKQPWVLLPPGVPAMAEYYDREACWPAESLARRRRLLAGA